Proteins found in one Cytobacillus luteolus genomic segment:
- a CDS encoding phospholipase D family protein, which yields MPISFLDKNFGNTFFSLLDTTKKQIRIISPFIGYKTALALVNFIEETESELDCVLITRFDREDFIKGVSSIAGLECLKKAGVKMFALQDLHTKLYIFDSESVIMGSANFTFNGFYKNHEFGIFMEDEPEFSKECNNYFEGLLNDIMNDDDWEITLDRIAKEKPYCDDAVTGRAHSQKKPRKNESPVIVQPNQVKWGAKLDFQVDQTLEIKEEKDILEEILKQEDEMQVRKRNTGIWLKFEGNSENRIPNDVTYFERRKKEHRRRTFFPKAPSGIKDGQLLFMTMVSNDKEDKGTPIIVGYAITSGFKEKNIVDDNAPFNSNNRRGRYPYFVELTRGQFLKAPIKEGITLRELARELQTDLYPNPKSNFNEIIYTHRQKSHLQVTERAHDYIMQRLETLFKEYGYEEL from the coding sequence ATGCCGATTAGCTTCTTAGACAAGAATTTTGGAAACACGTTTTTCTCATTATTAGATACAACTAAAAAACAAATTCGAATTATTTCTCCATTTATTGGTTACAAAACAGCATTAGCCTTAGTGAACTTTATCGAGGAGACTGAAAGTGAACTAGACTGTGTATTAATTACACGATTTGATAGAGAAGATTTTATAAAAGGAGTAAGCAGCATTGCTGGTTTAGAGTGTCTTAAAAAGGCAGGCGTGAAAATGTTTGCGCTTCAAGATCTTCATACGAAGCTTTACATATTTGATAGTGAGTCAGTGATAATGGGGTCTGCTAATTTTACCTTCAATGGCTTCTATAAAAATCATGAGTTTGGTATTTTTATGGAAGATGAGCCTGAGTTCTCAAAGGAGTGTAATAATTATTTTGAAGGTTTACTTAATGACATCATGAATGATGATGATTGGGAGATAACCCTAGATCGTATTGCCAAAGAAAAACCTTATTGTGATGATGCTGTAACAGGAAGAGCACATTCACAAAAGAAACCAAGGAAAAATGAGTCGCCGGTTATAGTACAGCCAAACCAAGTTAAGTGGGGAGCGAAACTTGATTTTCAAGTTGACCAGACATTAGAAATTAAAGAAGAAAAAGACATTTTGGAGGAAATTTTAAAACAAGAAGATGAAATGCAAGTCCGAAAAAGAAACACGGGTATATGGTTAAAGTTTGAAGGTAACAGTGAAAACCGTATTCCTAACGACGTAACCTATTTCGAAAGGCGGAAAAAGGAACATAGAAGGCGTACATTCTTTCCAAAGGCTCCTTCTGGAATAAAAGATGGTCAGTTATTGTTTATGACTATGGTAAGCAATGATAAAGAAGACAAAGGAACTCCGATAATAGTAGGTTATGCAATAACATCAGGATTCAAAGAAAAGAATATTGTCGATGATAATGCCCCTTTTAATTCAAATAATAGAAGAGGAAGATACCCTTACTTTGTAGAATTAACGAGAGGACAGTTTTTGAAAGCTCCTATTAAAGAAGGGATTACACTCAGGGAGCTTGCTCGTGAACTACAAACTGACTTGTATCCAAATCCAAAATCAAACTTTAATGAAATAATTTATACACATAGACAAAAATCACATCTTCAGGTAACAGAACGTGCACATGACTATATCATGCAACGATTAGAAACCTTATTTAAGGAATACGGTTATGAGGAACTTTAG
- a CDS encoding nuclease-related domain-containing protein: MGKFIGRDRLLDILDQVSSRTNYEIKGIKGELSVGDLLAKYLPEDTFIIAQPTIGKYEPDFLIISPRYGFRLVEVKNWSIHTIKNVQTNGTFTVLNKSSNPTQQVRKHVDDLKGYLLSNHSYIGDPHKLIGYVTIQYGFIKSDVLKYTKNWDSRNAEDFFKFHLFRDELNSELDSRLANATKFIPYGLQEHLIDKIVSKIRLTNKRLSDSEIDLMIRSEEIERTASELKELAKTTKMLIEEQKRINSTQINDKKQVNIETTVEEVKERSKSNFFRVAMLIIVGLIIVTVYSSIYLDNDTLVSSDDNYTIESDVSPFTNINIEQAFESPDNYVKVSAVVKEFFYEKSSGNKFLKLEVNGFTFNAIIYSNTEVPYINTNESYTIYGVTQKYEDKIELKITTVE; the protein is encoded by the coding sequence ATGGGCAAATTCATTGGAAGAGATAGACTACTGGATATCTTGGATCAAGTATCTAGTAGAACCAATTACGAAATAAAAGGTATTAAAGGTGAATTAAGTGTCGGTGATCTATTAGCAAAATACTTGCCTGAGGATACGTTTATTATTGCACAACCCACAATAGGTAAATATGAGCCAGATTTCTTAATAATATCTCCGAGATATGGGTTTCGATTAGTAGAAGTTAAGAACTGGTCAATACATACTATTAAAAATGTGCAGACGAATGGAACGTTTACAGTCCTAAATAAGTCTAGCAATCCAACACAACAAGTTAGGAAACATGTAGATGACTTAAAAGGTTATCTACTATCCAACCACTCGTATATAGGAGATCCACATAAACTTATAGGGTATGTTACAATCCAGTATGGTTTTATCAAAAGTGATGTACTTAAATACACAAAAAACTGGGACAGTAGAAATGCCGAAGACTTTTTTAAATTTCATTTATTTAGAGATGAGTTGAATTCCGAACTAGATAGTAGACTAGCTAATGCCACGAAATTTATACCTTATGGCTTGCAAGAACATTTAATCGATAAAATAGTGAGTAAAATCCGACTTACTAATAAAAGATTATCAGATTCTGAGATAGACCTAATGATTCGTTCTGAAGAAATAGAAAGAACAGCAAGTGAGTTAAAAGAGTTAGCTAAAACTACAAAGATGCTAATTGAAGAGCAGAAAAGAATTAATAGTACTCAAATTAATGATAAAAAACAAGTTAATATAGAAACCACAGTAGAAGAAGTAAAAGAAAGAAGTAAATCCAATTTCTTTAGAGTAGCCATGTTAATTATTGTGGGTTTGATAATTGTGACAGTCTATAGCAGTATTTATTTGGATAATGACACATTAGTATCTTCAGATGATAATTACACCATCGAATCTGATGTTAGTCCATTCACAAATATTAATATAGAACAAGCATTTGAAAGTCCGGATAATTATGTAAAGGTAAGTGCAGTAGTAAAAGAATTCTTTTATGAAAAATCAAGTGGGAATAAGTTTCTCAAGTTAGAAGTTAATGGATTTACATTTAATGCTATTATCTATTCGAACACAGAAGTGCCCTATATAAATACAAATGAATCATATACGATCTACGGTGTTACCCAAAAATATGAGGATAAAATTGAGTTAAAAATTACTACAGTTGAATAA
- a CDS encoding DegV family protein: MIKIMADSTCDLSDEVLEMYDISIAPLSINIEGKIYKDRIDIQPDEFYGMMEALPEFPTTGMPSPAEYLKIIKQAVEAGNTEVLCICMSSGTSGSYQSAIIAKDYFFEESPDSNVKIHVVDSKCMSHGSGWLVMKSAMMREQGASFEEIVAFNENYKKKIKHFLSVDDLDHLIKSGRLTNASALIGKILMLKPIMSMKDGKGAIVGKERGLKRVLKHYTQEFIKRNNEEMTDFIIIGYTSDIKVAENLKTKLQLDTDFSGDIHIMQMGVSVGTHVGLGAISMFFVEK, encoded by the coding sequence ATGATAAAAATTATGGCTGATTCAACATGCGATTTATCTGATGAAGTACTGGAAATGTACGATATCAGCATAGCACCTCTATCCATAAATATAGAGGGAAAAATTTATAAAGACAGGATAGACATCCAACCGGATGAGTTCTATGGAATGATGGAAGCACTTCCTGAATTTCCGACCACAGGTATGCCAAGTCCAGCCGAATATTTGAAAATAATCAAACAGGCTGTTGAGGCTGGTAATACGGAAGTATTATGTATATGCATGTCTAGTGGAACAAGCGGTTCATATCAATCAGCTATAATAGCGAAGGATTATTTCTTCGAGGAAAGTCCGGATTCAAACGTTAAGATACATGTAGTCGATTCAAAATGTATGAGCCACGGTAGCGGTTGGCTGGTTATGAAAAGTGCAATGATGAGGGAACAGGGAGCATCGTTTGAAGAAATAGTTGCTTTCAATGAAAATTATAAGAAAAAGATAAAGCATTTTCTATCAGTGGATGACTTAGATCATTTAATAAAGAGTGGCAGGCTTACTAATGCAAGTGCCTTAATAGGGAAAATCCTAATGCTAAAGCCAATTATGTCTATGAAGGATGGAAAAGGAGCTATAGTTGGAAAGGAAAGAGGATTAAAAAGAGTTCTTAAGCATTACACACAGGAGTTTATCAAGAGAAATAACGAAGAAATGACAGACTTTATCATAATAGGTTATACATCGGATATCAAAGTTGCTGAAAATTTGAAAACCAAACTTCAATTGGATACTGATTTCTCTGGGGATATCCATATTATGCAAATGGGAGTATCAGTTGGGACGCATGTTGGCTTAGGTGCTATTTCTATGTTTTTTGTAGAAAAGTGA
- a CDS encoding glycoside hydrolase family 43 protein, protein MATITNPILPGFNPDPSICRVGEDYYIAVSTFEWFPGVGIYHSKDLKHWRLASRPLNRLSQLNMMGNPDSGGIWAPQLSYSDGMFHLIYTDVKVTEGHWKDCHNYLATCETIDGKWSDPIYLNSSGFDPSLFHDEDGKKYLVNMNWDHRVGNHPFYGIALQEYSSEQQRLIGKPRIIFKGTDVKLTEAPHLYRLNGYYYLLTAEGGTKYDHCATIARSKSIEGPYEVHPDNPLITSFPYPRNPLQKAGHASIVQTHTDEWFLVHLTGRPLPDENKALLDPRGYCPLGRETAIQRLEWKNHWPYVVGGNQPSLEIEAPNIPEVKWESDYPEKDDFNSEELNSHFQSLRIPLNEDIMSLTDNPGHLRLYGRESLTSKFTQAFVARRWQHFNFIAETKVKFNPDTFQQSAGLVNYYNTQNWTSCQISWNEEKGRILELMTCDNFTFGQPLRGNEIVLPEDVEYVYIRVEVKTNVYQYSYSFDGETWKVIPISFESYKLSDDYIQGGGFFTGAFVGMQCQDTSGRKQAADFDYFIYEPQ, encoded by the coding sequence ATGGCTACGATTACAAACCCTATTTTACCAGGATTTAATCCTGATCCGAGTATCTGTCGTGTTGGGGAAGATTATTATATTGCTGTATCAACATTTGAATGGTTCCCTGGAGTCGGTATATACCACTCTAAGGATTTAAAACATTGGCGGTTAGCTTCAAGACCTTTAAATCGATTAAGTCAATTAAATATGATGGGTAATCCTGATTCAGGTGGAATTTGGGCACCACAGCTTTCCTATAGTGATGGGATGTTTCATTTAATTTACACAGATGTAAAGGTAACGGAAGGTCATTGGAAGGATTGCCATAATTATTTAGCAACTTGTGAAACAATTGATGGTAAGTGGTCGGATCCTATTTATTTAAACAGTTCAGGCTTTGACCCTTCATTATTCCATGATGAGGATGGAAAGAAATACTTAGTTAACATGAATTGGGATCATCGTGTTGGCAACCATCCGTTCTATGGAATTGCTCTACAAGAATATAGCTCTGAACAACAAAGGCTTATTGGGAAGCCTAGAATTATTTTTAAAGGAACAGATGTTAAGTTAACCGAAGCACCGCACCTTTATCGACTTAATGGATACTACTATTTGTTAACAGCCGAAGGTGGAACAAAGTATGACCATTGTGCAACTATAGCTAGATCAAAAAGCATTGAAGGGCCGTATGAAGTGCATCCGGATAATCCATTAATTACATCATTTCCTTATCCGCGTAACCCTCTGCAAAAAGCAGGACATGCTTCGATAGTTCAAACACATACGGATGAATGGTTCCTTGTACACTTAACCGGTCGTCCATTACCTGATGAAAACAAAGCTTTACTCGATCCTCGTGGTTATTGTCCATTAGGGAGAGAAACAGCGATCCAACGGTTAGAATGGAAAAATCATTGGCCGTATGTAGTAGGAGGAAACCAACCTTCACTTGAAATAGAAGCGCCAAATATTCCTGAAGTGAAGTGGGAGAGTGACTATCCCGAAAAAGATGATTTTAATTCAGAAGAGTTAAATTCACATTTTCAGTCATTACGTATTCCGTTAAATGAGGATATTATGTCCCTAACAGACAATCCTGGACATCTTCGCCTTTATGGAAGAGAGTCATTAACTTCTAAGTTTACTCAAGCTTTTGTTGCAAGACGTTGGCAACATTTTAATTTTATTGCTGAAACCAAAGTGAAATTTAATCCCGATACATTCCAGCAATCTGCTGGGTTAGTGAATTATTATAACACCCAAAACTGGACATCATGTCAAATTTCATGGAATGAGGAAAAGGGAAGAATCCTTGAACTTATGACTTGTGATAACTTTACGTTTGGTCAACCACTACGTGGCAATGAGATTGTCCTTCCTGAAGATGTGGAGTATGTCTACATTCGTGTTGAAGTGAAAACAAATGTATATCAATATTCTTACTCTTTTGATGGTGAAACTTGGAAGGTGATACCGATTAGTTTTGAATCGTATAAACTGTCGGATGATTATATCCAAGGCGGAGGCTTTTTTACAGGAGCCTTTGTTGGAATGCAGTGTCAAGATACTTCTGGTCGTAAACAAGCAGCAGATTTTGACTATTTTATTTATGAGCCTCAATAA